One Granulicella sp. 5B5 DNA window includes the following coding sequences:
- the plsX gene encoding phosphate acyltransferase PlsX, translating to MPIDIVLDAMGSDKAPDPEIRGAILAARHLDVRVHLVGPEDLLRPKLREGLRMHSGGRKLPIFLVQASEWISMEDKAAQAVRSKRDSSMRVGLRMVREGRAGGFVTAGNTGAAMATAKMVLGSLSGVDRPALAAVLPTTTGRPCVLLDVGANVDCDPENLVQFAIMGERYAHSVLHVPAPRVGLLSIGEEETKGNSQTRDTLPLLRDLKLNFMGNVEGRDLYNGRADVVVCDGFIGNVALKTSEGIAKLVTSSLRESLKSTVTSQVGALLSRKAFDAFKKRIDYSEYGGAPLLGVRGACIVGHGSSNERAIMNGIRVAAEFARADVNSDIEVALADR from the coding sequence ATGCCGATCGACATCGTCCTTGACGCAATGGGGTCCGATAAGGCTCCCGATCCGGAGATCCGCGGCGCCATACTCGCTGCCCGACACCTTGACGTCCGTGTCCACCTCGTTGGACCGGAGGATTTGTTGCGCCCGAAGCTCCGCGAGGGTCTGCGTATGCACTCGGGCGGTCGCAAACTGCCTATCTTCCTCGTCCAGGCCAGCGAGTGGATCAGCATGGAAGACAAGGCTGCCCAGGCCGTCCGCTCCAAGCGCGACTCCTCCATGCGTGTCGGCCTCAGGATGGTGCGTGAAGGCCGTGCCGGTGGCTTTGTTACCGCCGGCAATACCGGTGCCGCCATGGCCACCGCCAAGATGGTTCTCGGCTCCCTCTCCGGTGTCGACCGGCCCGCATTGGCAGCCGTCCTGCCCACCACCACCGGCCGCCCCTGCGTACTCCTCGACGTCGGTGCCAACGTCGACTGCGACCCCGAAAATCTCGTTCAATTCGCGATTATGGGCGAACGTTATGCCCACAGCGTGTTGCACGTTCCCGCTCCACGCGTCGGTTTGCTCTCCATCGGCGAAGAAGAGACCAAAGGCAACTCACAGACCCGCGACACCCTGCCCCTGCTCCGCGACCTCAAACTCAACTTCATGGGCAACGTCGAAGGGCGCGACCTCTACAACGGCCGCGCCGACGTCGTCGTCTGTGACGGCTTCATCGGCAACGTTGCGCTCAAGACGAGCGAAGGCATCGCCAAGCTCGTCACCTCTTCCCTTCGCGAGAGCCTCAAGTCGACAGTAACTTCGCAGGTCGGCGCGCTCCTCAGCCGCAAGGCCTTCGATGCCTTCAAGAAGCGCATCGACTACTCCGAATACGGTGGTGCGCCGCTACTGGGTGTGCGCGGCGCCTGCATCGTCGGCCACGGCTCATCCAACGAGCGCGCCATCATGAACGGTATTCGCGTAGCAGCCGAGTTCGCCCGCGCCGACGTCAACTCAGATATCGAAGTTGCACTTGCCGACCGCTAA
- the rpmF gene encoding 50S ribosomal protein L32 — MPNPKRRHSKQRTAKRRSHDFLTPAGVSNCANCGEKKLPHRACKACGEYKGRATVAAKNAA, encoded by the coding sequence ATGCCTAATCCGAAACGGCGCCACTCCAAGCAGCGCACCGCAAAGCGCCGCAGCCACGACTTCCTCACGCCAGCAGGCGTCTCTAACTGTGCCAACTGTGGCGAGAAGAAGCTGCCCCACCGCGCCTGCAAGGCCTGCGGTGAGTACAAAGGCCGCGCCACTGTAGCCGCCAAGAACGCCGCGTAG
- a CDS encoding DUF177 domain-containing protein, giving the protein MLITPSQLVDEPLPLDESIPEGIIDYAPDIRQTRPLKVVGKAELILEHRGPKEIVEDIRLRAHLHSRFQQLCARCLDPVTQPLDTDMDLIFRPSGVDDEAGERAISEDETEIGYYGSSGLLLEDAVREQVLLTLPGRMLCQPDCKGLCPHCGINRNLATCECAEKPMDPRLAALAGIDVGGKA; this is encoded by the coding sequence ATGCTCATCACACCTTCGCAACTCGTCGACGAGCCCCTCCCGCTAGACGAATCCATCCCCGAAGGCATCATCGACTACGCCCCGGACATCCGCCAGACCAGGCCCCTCAAGGTCGTCGGCAAGGCCGAACTCATCCTCGAACACCGCGGCCCGAAGGAGATCGTCGAGGACATCCGCCTCCGCGCCCACCTCCACAGCCGCTTCCAGCAGCTCTGCGCCCGCTGCCTGGACCCCGTCACCCAGCCCCTCGACACCGATATGGACCTGATCTTCCGCCCCTCCGGGGTCGATGATGAGGCTGGCGAACGAGCAATCTCGGAAGATGAGACCGAAATCGGGTATTATGGATCTAGCGGTTTGTTGCTGGAGGACGCCGTTCGCGAGCAGGTACTGTTGACCCTGCCCGGGCGCATGCTCTGCCAACCCGACTGCAAAGGTCTCTGTCCGCACTGCGGCATCAATCGCAACCTCGCTACCTGCGAGTGCGCGGAGAAGCCGATGGATCCCCGGTTAGCTGCACTCGCCGGTATCGACGTCGGCGGTAAGGCCTAA
- a CDS encoding DUF1828 domain-containing protein encodes MNAQDALRQSLGQRLSFRDRLPGVSQIIAPIFYEDGDMIDLFLDTRANTPNRIRITDSGLTLMKLSYTFDIDTSNKQRLFERILSENQVTFEGGEIYVDSSPEDLGISLLHLSQVIAKVSSLQYLKRQVISNLFYEQLGEFITKDLARFDPKPQYAPLTDRPELEADWVFPLGQRPLYLFGVRDSSKARLSAISCLEFQRRDIAFRSVIVHEDFEALRKKDQSIITNASDKQFASLRAFIEDGRKYFDREAA; translated from the coding sequence TTGAACGCACAAGATGCACTCAGACAAAGCCTTGGGCAACGGCTCTCTTTCCGAGATCGCCTCCCAGGTGTTTCGCAAATCATCGCTCCCATATTTTATGAAGATGGCGACATGATCGATTTGTTTCTAGACACGCGAGCCAACACTCCAAATCGAATACGAATCACCGATTCAGGTTTAACGCTTATGAAACTCTCTTATACGTTTGATATTGATACATCAAATAAGCAGAGACTTTTTGAGCGAATCCTCAGTGAAAACCAAGTCACCTTTGAAGGCGGCGAAATCTATGTCGATTCTTCCCCAGAAGATTTAGGAATAAGCCTGCTTCATCTCAGCCAAGTGATAGCGAAAGTAAGCTCTCTGCAATATCTGAAGCGGCAGGTAATCTCTAACCTTTTCTATGAGCAACTGGGAGAGTTCATTACGAAGGATTTGGCTAGGTTTGATCCCAAACCGCAGTACGCTCCGCTGACGGATCGCCCTGAACTTGAAGCTGATTGGGTTTTTCCACTTGGACAGAGACCACTGTACCTGTTTGGCGTGCGTGATTCTTCTAAAGCGCGCCTTTCAGCTATTTCATGTCTCGAATTTCAAAGGAGAGATATTGCATTTCGAAGCGTCATTGTTCACGAAGACTTCGAAGCGTTGCGGAAAAAGGATCAGAGCATCATCACGAACGCCTCTGACAAACAGTTCGCGAGCTTGAGAGCCTTCATCGAAGATGGACGCAAGTACTTTGATCGCGAAGCGGCATAG
- a CDS encoding follicular epithelium yolk protein subunit → MAGLTVSIVAGLTKDTSSVSVTGSTSHIITDNERNSFKLSDQQLKDAVGKYFGKNPNDAYLHSPTPWNDLYKTYGWPQVLTNLRPASATITGISSNPTIVATQSFKNTSKIPGTFTAEVTQQVSNTTETNWSQTNTIDVNQTISYGISFLGSGGGGSTSMSYSYAWGQGGSQSQNVTLGSSQGISVELQPGESVKAELTASRGTMQIRIVYEAYLTGSTAINYNPTFKDHHFWGLDLPSVMNAAGIPNSIRFTEDIEIGFYANSQVILLNPDGTLAKSFAGVAADAEKLIAA, encoded by the coding sequence ATGGCAGGTCTCACCGTCAGCATCGTCGCCGGTCTTACCAAGGACACCTCATCGGTCTCCGTCACCGGCAGCACCTCGCACATCATCACCGACAACGAGAGAAACTCCTTCAAGCTGAGCGACCAGCAGCTCAAGGACGCCGTCGGCAAGTACTTCGGCAAAAATCCCAACGACGCCTATCTGCACAGCCCCACCCCCTGGAACGACCTCTACAAGACCTACGGCTGGCCACAGGTCCTCACCAACCTTCGCCCAGCCAGTGCCACAATCACCGGCATCTCGTCGAACCCCACCATCGTGGCCACCCAGTCCTTCAAAAACACCAGCAAGATCCCCGGCACGTTCACCGCTGAGGTCACCCAGCAGGTCTCCAACACCACCGAGACCAACTGGTCCCAGACCAACACCATCGACGTCAACCAGACCATCAGCTACGGCATCAGCTTCCTCGGCAGCGGCGGCGGCGGTTCCACCTCCATGTCCTACAGCTACGCCTGGGGACAGGGCGGTTCGCAGTCGCAGAACGTCACCCTCGGCAGCTCGCAGGGCATCTCCGTCGAGCTCCAGCCCGGCGAATCCGTCAAGGCCGAGCTCACCGCCAGCCGCGGCACCATGCAGATCCGCATCGTCTACGAGGCGTACCTCACCGGCAGCACGGCCATCAACTACAACCCCACCTTCAAGGACCATCACTTTTGGGGCCTCGATCTCCCCTCCGTGATGAACGCCGCCGGCATCCCCAACTCCATCCGGTTCACTGAGGACATCGAGATCGGCTTCTACGCCAACTCGCAGGTCATCCTCCTCAACCCGGACGGCACCCTCGCCAAGAGCTTCGCCGGTGTCGCCGCCGACGCCGAAAAACTCATCGCAGCCTGA
- a CDS encoding thiamine phosphate synthase: MLRYAIVDDTCTPAQTQRLAATGIDYIQLRAKHLPAGQLASLARRILADIAAVPSAPTKLLINTRADVALATAAHGVHLTSSPNELTPAQIRTLYRALPTPYSLLPTPCTSLSCHTLADVHRAHTLAADLILFGPIFEKRIAGELIQPGIGLQALEAAVRAAQGTPVLALGGITERNTHACLEAGAAGIAAIRLFA, encoded by the coding sequence ATGCTTCGCTACGCCATCGTCGACGACACCTGCACTCCCGCCCAGACACAGCGCCTCGCCGCAACCGGCATCGACTACATCCAGCTCCGCGCCAAACACCTCCCTGCGGGCCAGCTCGCATCCCTCGCCCGCCGCATCCTCGCCGACATCGCCGCAGTCCCCAGCGCGCCCACAAAGCTCCTCATCAACACCCGCGCCGACGTCGCCCTCGCCACCGCCGCCCACGGAGTCCACCTCACCTCATCCCCCAACGAGCTCACCCCCGCTCAAATCCGCACCCTTTATCGCGCCCTTCCTACTCCCTACTCCCTACTCCCCACTCCCTGTACTTCCCTCTCCTGCCACACCCTCGCCGACGTCCACCGAGCCCATACCCTCGCCGCCGACCTCATCCTCTTCGGCCCCATCTTCGAAAAGCGCATCGCAGGCGAGCTCATCCAACCCGGCATCGGCCTCCAGGCTCTCGAAGCCGCCGTCCGCGCCGCGCAAGGCACCCCAGTCCTCGCCCTCGGTGGCATCACCGAGCGCAACACCCACGCCTGCCTCGAAGCTGGGGCCGCCGGCATCGCCGCCATACGCCTCTTCGCCTGA